CCCGACGTCGATCCGCCGCGCGACACAACAGATCGAGGCGGCCGGGTACATGGTCTATCGCGTCGCCGGACCGAATGGCCTGACGAAGCTGCAGGCCGGACCATTCTCGACGCGCGAGGCGGCGGTGGCTGCCGTGGGGAAGCTCAAGGCGGCGGTGGGTGGAGCGCCGTTTGTTGTGAAAGCGCCGTGAATGAGTGACCTGTGACCCGTGACCTGTGACCAGCAGCGGATCACGGGTCACTGGTTACTGGTTACTGGTTACTGGTTACACCCTCAAATTTCCACATCGTTGAGATCTCATTGGCCGACTCCCCCCTCCTCATCCAGTACCGCGAGATCAAGGCGCGTCATCCCGACGCGATCCTCTTCTTCCGGATGGGCGACTTCTACGAGATGTTCTTCGAGGATGCGCAGGTCGCGGCGCGGGTCCTCAACATCACGCTGACGTCGCGGGGCGATGGGGTGCCACTCGCGGGTGTGCCGGTGAAGGCGGCCGCGGGCTATCTGCGCCAGTTCATCGCCGCCGGCTTCCGCGTGGCGGTGTGCGAGCAGGTCGAAGATCCGAAGTTCGCCAAGGGGATCGTCAAGCGCGCCGTCGTCGAGACGGTGACACCAGGCGCGTTCCTCGACGAAGAGTGGACGCCGGGGTCGCGCAACAACTGGCTCGTCGCCGTCGCGCCCCGTGGTGCCGGTGAAGCCGTGGGTGTCGCCGCACTCGACCTGACCACAGGCGAGTTCATCCTCGAGACGGTCGCCGCCGATGGTCTCGCGGAAGCACTGGGGCGTCTCTCGCCCGCCGAAGTGGTGGTGCCGCGCGAGAGTGAGATCGCCCTCGAGCCGGAAATGCTCCGCACCGAGCGCGAGCGCTGGGAGTTCGACCCGGCCCTCGCCGCCGAGGAGTTGAGCCGTCGCCTGGCGATCGCTTCGCTCGATGCCCTCGGCATCGCGGCCGACGATGCCGCCGCGGTCGGTGCCGGTGGGGCGCTGCTCCGCTACGCGCTGGAGTTGCAACCGCAGGGACTGCCGCAGCTCGCGCGTCCCGATGTGCGCCGGCCCGACGAACTCTGCTGGCTCGACGAGATGACGCGCCGCAATCTCGAGTTGGTGGAGCCGCTGCGCGCCGGCGCCAAGGGCGTCACGCTGGTCGAGACGCTCGACCGCACCCAGACGCCGATGGGCGCGCGGCTGTTGCGGCAGTGGGTACTCTCGCCGCTCCGCGATCCGGTGCGTATCGAGGCCCGGCTCGACGCCGTCGCCGCGCTGGTCGAGGCGGGGAGCGCGCGCGCCACGCTCCGCGCCGCCCTCGATGGCGTGCGTGATGTCGAACGGCTCGCCGCACGCGCCGCTGCGGGCCGCGTGACGCCGCGCGAGCTCGGCGCGCTGCGCGATTCCTTCCTCGCGTTGCCGCACGTCGGCGAATCGGTGGCGATGCTCGCGATGCGCACCGTCCCGGGCACCGATCGCGTCGCTGCGCTGCTGGAGTACACCGCCGCACACTTCGATCGGCTCGAGGATCTCGCCACCGCATTGGCGCGCGGCCTGGTCGAACGGCCACCGGTGACGCTGGCCGATGGTGGCGTGATCGCCCAGGGGTACGACGCCGAGCTCGACGAGCTGCGCGACCTGCGCGACAACGGCAAGCAGGCGCTCGCCTCGATTCAGCAGCGCGAACGCGACCGCACCGGGATCTCCTCGCTCAAGGTCGGCTTCAACAAGGTCTTCGGCTACTTCCTCGAGGTGACCCACGCCAATACCGGCGCGGTGCCCGAGGATTACGAGCGGCGGCAAACGCTGTCCAACGCCGAGCGCTACGTCACCCCCGAGTTGAAGGACTACGAGGCGAAGGTGCTCGGCGCGGAGGAGCGGATCGGTGAGCGCGAAGCGGCGCTCTTCGGGGCGCTGCGCGACCTGGTCGGCCGGGCGATCACCCGCGTGCAGGGGACGGCGCGCCTGCTGGCGCGGCTCGACGTGCTCGCCTCGCTCGCCGACACCGCGGTCAACGAGCGCTACGTTCGGCCGGTGGTGCACGACGGCTACGGGCTGACCCTGAGAGGGTCGCGCCATCCGGTGATCGAGCGGATGATGCCGAGGGAGCGCTTCGTCCCGAACGACGTGCACTTTGACGAGGTGGAGCGGGTCCACCTGGTCACCGGTCCGAACATGGCCGGCAAGAGCACCATCCTGCGCCAGATCGGCTTGAACGTCGTCCTGGCCCAGATGGGGAGCTTTGTGCCCTGCCGCGAGGCATGGATCGGGGTCGTCGACCGCCTCTTTACCCGCGTCGGCGCCTCCGACAACCTCGCCCGCGGCCAGTCGACCTTCATGGTCGAGATGTCCGAGACCTCGGCGATCCTCCACAACGCCACCGCCCGCTCGCTGGTCCTCCTCGACGAGATCGGCCGGGGCACCTCGACCTACGACGGCGTGGCGATCGCCTGGGCGGTCACCGAGTACCTGCACGACCGGATCGGCTGCCGGACGATGTTCGCCACCCACTACCACGAACTGATGCAGCTCCCGGAGCAGCTCGCCCACGCCCGGAACTGCAACGTGGCGGTCCGGGAGTCGGGCGACGGGATCGTCTTCCTCCACCGCCTCGAGGCGGGGGGGACCGACCGCTCGTACGGGATCCACGTCGCCCAACTCGCCGGCCTCCCCAGCGGCGTGGTCGGCCGAGCGCGGGAGGTCCTGGGCATCCTCGAGGCCGACCACCGCGTCGTCGAAGGGCCACCCCCGGCCGACCCCGACCCAACCCAGCCTTCGCTCTTCGACCTCCTCCAGGCGGGGATTTCGTCGTCGGGCGAGCATCGGGCCCGAGGCCCCGTCGTAGGGGCGACGCATGCGTCGCCCGTACGCAGCCCCCCGAAAGCGCCAGCCCCAACCCCAGCCCAGCGCCGCGCCGCCGAACTGACCGAGCGCCTCCGCGCCCTCGACCCGAACCAGATGACGCCGATGGAGGCGTTGCAGGCGTTGGCCCGACTGAGAGACTCGATGGTCGATGATCGATGATCGTCCATCGATGATCGATCATCGATCATCGATCATCCTCTCGCCGTAACCACCATCCGATGTTATGTTGGTTACATGCTCCAATCCCAGCAAGACATCGGCGGTGTTCTATGCGTCGACTTTGCCAATGGCGCCGAGCTGCCGGAGCCGGTGGATAACCCTGCCGCGCTGCGTGAGGTCGCCCGTTTTCGGGTCCTCCTTCACCGGCTGCTTCGGGCGGAGGCGTTGGGTGAGGGAGCCGCCGAACGCGACCTTGGGCGACTCAACCGCATCCTCTCGCAGGGGCAGAATCACCGCGGCGTGTTGCCGGCGGTGCGTGGGTATGGCTGGGGGTGGATTGGTCCGGCGGAGGATGTGGCCCGGTCGCTCTGGCCGGTCGCCTGGTCGGCGGCGCTCCTGCTGACGGGGCCTGATCTGGCCAGGCTGAAATGTTGTGATGGCTGCGGTCGCCTCTTCGTGGACGCCTCGCGCAACCGGTCGCGCCGCTGGTGCGACATGCAGGGGTGTGGCAACCGGGCCAAGGTGGCTCGTCATCGTCAGCGGGTGGGGTGAATTGCCGCGCTGCATGATCGCTTACATTACTCGGATGTTGCCCATGCGCCGATCACTTGCCGCCCTCGCCGTGACCCTCCTTCTCGGGAGCGAGGGGTGTGGGGGCGAGCCTCCCGCGGCAGCGCTCCGGGCTGCCAGGCCGGTCGCTGGCGGCCCCGAGATCCCCTACCCCCCGGAGTTGTTCGCCAAGCGGGTCGAGGGAGAGGTCCTCCTCTATCTGGTGGTCGACTCCGCCGGCGCCGTGATCCGCGATTCGACCCGGATTGCCACCTCCAGTGGCCACCCCGAGTTCGACGCGGCGGCGATGGCTGCTGCTCCAGCGCTCAAGTTCCACCCCGCGACCCGCAACGACACCGCGGTGGTGGCGCCGATCCAGGTGCCGATTCGGTTCCGGTTGCCGGACTCGCTCCGGACGAATCGATGATCGATGGTCGATGATCGATGATCGATAGTGTCACCGGGGGGGGGGGGGGGGGGGGGGGGGGGGGGGGGGGGGGGGGGGGGGGGGGGGGGGGGGGGGGTCGGGATGGGCGCGCCGACCAAGGCTGATCCGATCCCATGCCCGTTCGCTTCGCTGTCGTTCGCCGTTCCCCCGCGTTACACTTCCCCCCATGCACACACCCCATCCCTTCCCCTACGACACTGTCCTCGACACCATCGGCCAGACCCCCCTGATTCGTCTGGGGCGGGTCGGTCGAGACGTCCGCACGCCGGTCTTCGGCAAGGCGGAGTACGTCAATCCGGGTGGCTCGGTGAAGGACCGGATCGGTCTGGCGATCATCGAGGCGGCGGAGCGTGATGGCTCGCTCAAGCCGGGCGGGGTGATTGTCGAGGGGACCAGCGGCAACACCGGGGTCGGTCTCGCGATCGCGGCCGCACTCAAGGGGTATCGCTGCATCTTCACGATGCCCGACAAGATGTCGCAGGAGAAGGTGCGGTTGCTCAAGGCGTATGGCGCCGAGGTAGTGATCACGCCGACGGCGGTGCCGCCCGATCATCCCGAGAACTATGTCATGAAGGCGAAGCAGATCACCCATGACACGCCGGGAGCGATCCTCGCCAATCAGTTCTACAACCAGGTCAATCCCGAGGCGCACTACGCCACCACTGGCCCCGAGATCTGGGCGCAGACCGGTGGCAAGGTCACCCATGTCGTGGCGGGCGCCGGCACGGGCGGCACCATCAGCGGCATCGGCAAGTACCTCAAGGAACAGAACCCCGCGATCCGCATCATCGCCGGCGACCCGGTCGGCTCGCTCTACAGCGGCTACCATCGCACGCGCACCATCGGCACCGACGGCGCGCCGTACAAGGTCGAGGGGATCGGGGGCGACAAGGCGCCGACGACGGTGTGGTGGGACCTGATCGACGAGTTCCGCCAGTGCAGTGACCGCGATGCGATGGCGATGGCGCGTCGCCTGGCGCGCGAGGAAGGGATCCTCGTCGGCGGTTCGGCGGGCGTGAACGTGCATCTCTCGCTGCAGTTGGCGCGCGAGCTCAACGACCCCGCCGCCTGCATCGTCACCATTCTCTGCGATACCGGCGAGCGCTACCTGAGCAAGGTGTTCAACGACGAATGGCTGCAGGAGAATCAGCTGCTCGAGACGGTGAAGCCGACCGTGGGCGACCTCCTCGCCAAGCGCGGCGGTTCGCATCCGACGCTGGTGCAGCTCGCGCCCTCCGCGCAGGTGCGCCAGGCGGTGAACCTGATGCACACCTGGGATGTGTCGCAGATCCCGGTGATCGAGGATGGTCGCTGCATCGGCGCCCTCAACGAGGGGACCCTCATGACGCAGGCACTCGAGCAGCCGACGCTGCTCGATCGTCCGGTGCGCGAGGTGATGGAAGAGCCCTACCCCGTGGTCGAGCTCTCGCTCCCGGTGGATCGGCTCGCGCCGATGCTCACGCGCGAATCACCGGCGGCGCTGGTCCGCGACGGCAACACGCTGGTGGGGATCGTGAGTCGGTATGATGTGTTGCAGTTGATGATTGGACGATGATCGATGATCGATGATCGATGATCGATCATCGGTCTCTTTTGGTCCGCCCTTCACCGCTCGCACTTCGTACGGCCATACGCCCCACAGCAAACCCCCGCATCCCATTCGGCCCGGGCCCCTGCACCAACGCGACCACCGAATCGGCCGTCACGCGACGGTAGCTGATCTTGGTCGGAAAGTCGTGCTGCGGATTCTCGACGACCAACAGCGTGTCACTGGCGATCGTGGAGCGGAATGCGGTCGGCGTCTGGCCCGAGGGAGCGGCGTGATACACCACCACCTCCCCGTCCTGTCGGAGCGAGAGTTGTTCCGACTCCCGCAGGGCCCCACCCGCCACCGTCCGTGACGCTCCCAGCATCAATCCACCCGCCGGGCCCATCCACATCTCCACGGTGCTCCGGGTCGCGCTCTTCTGTTCCCAGCACCCCGCCATCCATCCCAGCCGATCGATCGCCTGTTGGGCGCTGAGCGCGGGCACGGCGGTAAGGGTGAGCACGAGGGCAACCGACGACGCGCGGATCATGCGAGGCTCCATGGCAGAAGGGAGAGGAATCCTGCGCGTGGTGCCAGCCGGCTGACTAGGACGAATGCGACAGCAGCGCGGCCGTCATTCCCGGGGTGTCGCGGAAGTGGTGGATCGGTGCGGTCCCTGTGAAGGCCCGAAAGTCCCGCTCGGCGTGGGATTGATCGTAGTAACCCGCGAGGTGCGCCGCGCGTGACCCCGTGATCCCGCCGGATTGGCAGAGTCCGTAGAAGCGGCGGAATCGGATCATCCGTTGCAGCACCTTGGGCGGAAGTCCCGTGTCGTTGGCCACCCGTCGCTCCAGCGTGCGTACCGAGACCCCCACTGTCCCGGCCACGGCCGCGATTCGTGATCCCCCGGCCAGGAGGCGGACGGCATGTTCCGACCCGTTGCACGGTCGCCCCGTCGTCCGCGCACCGATCGCCTGGGCAAGCGCCTCGAAGGGGGTCGACGATCGCGCCGCCGCGAGCAGTGCCCGCGACAGTGGGCGGTCGACCGCATCCAGTGGAATCACGCTGTCACGCATGGCATCGAGCGGAATGCCCAGCAGCGCTCGTGCTCCGGCCGTGCGGAAACGGATCCCGATCACGTCGGCGCTGGCACCGGCCGCCAGGAGAAGTGGCGCGGTGAGTTGTCCCGCGAGCATCACCTCGTCCTGAGCGGAGCTGTTGCCGGACGCGTCGATCTGGTGGAAGCAGTCCGCGAGATGAATCACGATCTCCATCCGGCCATCCGGAACCACCGGCTGCTGTCCCAGCCCGTGGCCGCGAAGCCGCCAGAAGGTGCGGATCCAGCCGTCCAGCGGCGGAGGTGGTGGAGATTCCTGATAGTCCATGGGATTCGAGGAAGGTGACGATGATCGACGATCGATCATCGATGATCAATCATCGATCATCCGTCACTGGCGTTCGCTTTTCGCTGTTCGCTGCCTTGTAGATGGTGACAGTACAATCCCCAAACACCTTCCGCCGCGATCCGTTCGGGATCGCGTGACTCGTCGCGTGCTCCACCGCGAGCAGCCGTGCGAACGGCTTGGCGCGCCACATGTCGAGGATGCGGTCGAGCACCTTCGACTCGTACGGCGGGTCGACGAAGGCCAGGTCGTAACGATCGGCCTCGAGCATCGCCGTCCAGGGCACCGCATCCTTCTTGAAGATCCGCGTCCGATCGAGCAGGTGCAGCGCCGCCACGTTTGCCTTGAGCGCATGCAGCGACGCCGGGCGGAACTCAACGAAGTCGCAGCTTTTGGCGCCGCGCGAGATCGCTTCGAGCCCCAGCGCCCCGGTTCCGGCGAAGAGGTCGAGCACCCGGATCCCCTTCAAGTCGGGTTCCAGCATCGTGAGCAGGGCGTCGCGCACCACTTCCTTGGTGGGGCGGACTCGCTGGTCGGCCGGGGAGGTCAGGTGGCGACCGGCGAACTTGCCCTTCACGATGCGCACGGTGGCCTCGGTGGATGAGTGTCGGGAGGCAACATACTCAGGGCTTCCCCGGTGGCTTCCACTCGCCGAAGATTCCCACCGCCGGGGGGGGGGGGGGGGGGCCCGGGGGCCGCCCCGGGGGGGGGGCCCCCCCCGCCCCGGCCCCGGGGGGGGGGGGGGGGGGGGGGGGGGGGGGGGCCCGGCGGGGGGGCCCCCCCGGGGGGGGGGGGGGGGGGGGGGGGGGGGGGGGGGGGGGGGGGGGGGGGGGGGGGGGGGGGGGGGGGGGGGGGGGGGGGGGGGGGGGGGGGGGGGGGCCCGGGCGCCGGGGGGGGGGGGCGGCGGGGGGGGGGGGGCCCCGGGGGGGGGGGGGGGGGGGGGGGGGGGGGGGGGGGGGGGGGGGGGGGGGGGGGCGTCGAGGGGGTCCTCGCTGGTTGGTCAAATCTCCGTTGTCGGGGTACAATCCAGCGATGACCGCTTCCCCACTGCGCATTCTCGTCCTCACCGGCGGTTCCTCCGCCGAGCGCGACGTCGCCATTGCCTCGGCAGCCCAGGTGGTGACCGCGTTGCGCTCGCGTGGGCACATCGTCCATGTCGCCGACACGATCGAGGGCGTCCTCGATGCCACCGCCGAGGCGCGGGTGCTGGGGGGCCGGGTCGGCATCGAGCCACCGGACGTCGGGGCACTCGAGGCCAAGGAGCGCGGGGTGCTCTTCGCCGGACTGCTCGACGAACCGCTGGTTCGGCAGGCCGACGTCGTCTTCCTCGCCCTGCATGGCGGGCGCGGCGAGGACGGCACCGTCCAGCACCTCCTCGAGGTCGCCGGGATCCCCTATACCGGTTCCGGGCCGCTCGCTTCCGGGTTGGCGATGGACAAGGACATCGCCAAGCGGCTCTTCGAGACGGCCGGGGTCCCGACCGCCGCCTGGCGGATGGCCCCGACCGACCTGACCGAGGCCGTCGCCTCGCTGGGCCTCCCGCTGGTGGTGAAGCCGAGCAAGCAGGGGTCGACGGTCGGGTTGAGCGTGGTGCGGGAGGTGGCCGAACTCGTCCCCGCCATTGAGGAGGCCGCGCGCCATGACGACGAGGTCATGCTCGAGGCCTTCGTCCCGGGCCGGGAACTGACCGTCGGCATCCTGGGTGACGAGGCCCTCGCCGTCGGCGAGATCATCCCGAAGCACGAGCTGTTCGACTACGAGTGCAAGTACACGCCAGGGATGTCGGAGGAGATCTTTCCGGCCGATATTCCAGAGACGGTCACCCGCGAGGCCCAGCGCCTCGGCTTGCTGGCCCATCAGGCACTGAAACTGCGTGGCTACTCGCGGGTCGACTTCCGGCTCACGGCCGAGGGCCGCCTCTTCTGCCTCGAGGCCAACACCCTGCCGGGGATGACCGCCACCTCGCTGCTGCCGCAGTCGGCGAAGGCGGCGGGGATCGGGTTCGCGGAACTGTGTGAGCGGATTTGTCGTAAGTCGTAAGTCGTAAGTCGTTGGTCATGGGCCGCGGGTCGTAGGACTTACGACCTATGACTTACGACCTACGACCCCAAACACCGGAAGCCACCGAATGAGCGGAGCCCTGCAAGACCGCATCACCCCCTGGGTTGGTCGCCTGATCGCGATCAACGCCGTGGTGTTGCTGTTGCAGCAGACGCTCTTTCCGTCGGAGGTCCTGCTCGACCTGGTGACCTTCGACCCGGCCCGGGCCTTGGCGCGGCCGTGGACGTTCGTCACCTACATGTTCGTGCACGGCGGGCTCTTCCACCTGGTCGGCAACTCGATTGCCCTCTTCGTCTTCGGCCCACCGGTCGAGCGTCGCCTCGGCAGCACCGCGTTCCTCTTCTTCTATCTCTACTGCGGCCTCGGCGCGGCGATCACCTCGCTGCTGCTCTGGACCGTCGCGCCGTCATTCATCTACCCCTTCATCGGCGCTTCCGGCGCGGTGCTCGGCGTGGCGTTCGCGTTCGCGAAGTTCCATCCCGATGCCAAGCTGTATGTCTTCCCGCTGCCGATGCCGATCAAGGCGCGGACGCTGGTGGCGATCATGGCGGGGCTCGATGTCTTCGGCGCGCTGATGGGGAGCGACGGCGTGGCGCATGTGGCCCACCTGGGTGGGCTGCTCTGCGGCTGGCTCTTCTTCGTGATTCAGGGCGGCGGGAAGTCCTTCGAGCCACCGCACATCGCGCCGCCGCGAGCGCGCATTCCGGTCGCCGCGCCGGCCGCCGAACTCGGCACCGGCGGCACCGCGCCGCGACGCGAGCGCTTGACGGAACGCGCGCCGAGTGCGCCGGTGCGCGATCCGGTGATGGATGAACGGCTGGAGATGGACCGGCTGCTCGACAAGATCAGCGCGGCCGGCATCGATGCGCTCAGTGCCGACGAACGGCGCTTCCTCGACGAGGCGGCGAAGCGGCGCCGCGGCGAACTGCACTAGCGCTCAACGCGCGCCGAGCATCGCCATCACCTTCGCCAGCAACTCCTGCCTCGAGAACGGCTTCTCCAGAAAATCGATCTCCCCGCCGAGGATGCCATCATGCACGATGGCATCCTCCGTATATCCGGACATGAAGAGCACCAGCGTCTCCGGGCGGAGCGCGTGCACCCCTTCCGCCACCAGCCGCCCGTTGATGCCGGGCAGCACCACGTCGGTCAACAGCAAGTCGAGTGGCCCGGTATGCTGCGCCGCCATCTCGAGCGCCACTTCACCGTCGGGTGCCGACAGCACGGTGAAGCCGGCCCGCGTGAAGATCCGCGTCACCAACGAGCGGAGCAGTTCCTCGTCTTCCACCAGGAGGATGGTGCCGGAGCCGGTTTCCGCGGTGACCTCTGCGACGGGCTCCGGCGGCGTGGGTGGCGCGCTCACCAGCGGGAAATAGACGGTCATCGTCGTCCCCGAGCCCACCTCGCTCTCCACGACCACATGCCCACCACTCTGGGTCACGATGCCGATCACGGTCGAGAGGCCGAGACCGGTGCCACCCTGCCCCGCCTTGGTGGTGAAGAACGGCTCGAAGATCCGCGCCCGCACCGCCGGATCAATGCCGACGCCGGTGTCGGTCACGGCCAGCATCCCGTATGTCCCCGGCGGGATGCCGACATGGCTCGCCGCGAAGTCATCCGAGAGCTCCACCTCGGCGGTCTCGATCTGGAGCGAGCCACCCGTCGGCATCGCATCCTTGGCGTTGACCACCAGATTCAGCAGCACCTGTTCGAGTTGACCCGGGTCGACGGTGACACAGACCTGCTCCTCGGCCAACCGCAGTCGCTGGTGGATCGACTCGCCGACGACGCGCCCGAGCAGGGTGCTGAGTTCGCGCACTGTGTCGGAGAGGTCGATCGTGCGCGGTTGCAGCAGCTGCTTGCGCGAGAACGCGAGCAACTTGCGCGTCAACTCGGCAGAGCGCGTGGCGGCGCGGACGATTTCCTTCAGGTGTGACTTGGCTTCCGTCGACGCGTCCTGCAGGTCGAGCGACAGCAACTCCGCGAAGCCGGAGATCGCCGTGAGCATGTTGTTGAAATCGTGGGCGATGCCGCCGGCGAGCCGACCGACCGCCTCCATCTTCTGCGATTCGCGCAGCTGCTCCTCGAGATTCCGTCGCTCGGTGATGTCACGATCGACCGCCACCCAGTGGGTGAACTGGCCGGTCGCGTCCGCCACCGGGGCGATGTCCATCTCGACCCAGAACGGCGTGCCGTCGCGACGAACGTTCTGCAGCTCCTCGCGCACCGGGTGCCACTGGGCCAGCGCCGTGCGTACTCGTTCCAGGGTGGCGGGATCGGTGACGTCGCCCTGCAGGAAGCGCGGCGAGCGGCCGATGACGTCGCTCCGGTGCCACCCCGTCACGCGCTCGAAGGCCCGATTGACGAATCGGATCCGCGGACCAGGCTCGTCGATCGGCCCGGCCTCGGTGATCATCACCATGTCGTTGAGGTTCTCGATCGCCGCCTGCAGCAGCCGCAGCTCCTCGTCGACGCGACGGTGCTCCACCGCCACCGACGCGAGTCGCGCGATCGTCTCCATCGTGGTGAGTTGTGCCGAGGTCGGTGCGCGGGTCGAGTCGGGATAGATCGCCACCGTGCCGGCCACGGCCCCGTCGGCGGTATGGAACGGCATCGACCAGCAGGCCACCAGTCCGTGCTCGGCCGCCAGTTCGCGCCAATTGCTCCAGAGCGGATCGTGCTGAATGTCGGTGGTGAGGACCACGGCGTCCCGCCAGGCGGCCGAGCCACAGGTGCCGGCGGTTGGGCCGATCGGCTGCCCCTCCAGCGCTTTCATGTATGGTGCCGGGAGGTTGGGCGCCGCACCACCGTGCAAGTGGCCGTCGCGCACCAGCAGGATCGAGCCGACGGCGTCGGGGACGAGGATCTCGGCGGATCGGACCAGGTCGGTCAGGATCTCGGTGAGCGGCGCGCGCCGGGCCAGATGCTCCAGGGCGTCCCGGTGCAACGACTCGATCTCGGTGGTCCGGCGCCGCTCGGTCACATCGCGGACGGTGCCATAGATGAGGTCGTGCGCGGCGTCGGGAAAGACCGCCCACTCAAGCCAGCGCCAGCCACCATCGGCGTGGCGATAACGATTCGTGAAGGAGTTGACGGTCCGAAGGCCGCGCGTCAACCGCTCGTTCTGTGCCTCGGTGGCGGCGAGGTCCTCGGGGTGGATCCAGTGATCCCAGGGCAGATCCAGCAGCTCGCGGTCGGTCCGACCCAGCATTTCGCAGAACGCGGGGTTCACCCGTCGGAAGTATCTGTCGGTGCCCGCCACGACGAGTCCGTCGAGCGAGAGTTCGAAGAGGTGGTCGGCCATCTCGAGCTCGCGGGCATGCCCGATCAGCTCCGCGAGCCGCGGCAGAAAGGCCTCGACCAGTCCGCGCGATGGATCATTGCCGAACGACTCGCCATGCAGGAAGACGAGGATGGCGACGGCGTTGCCGTTGCTCAACAGCGGAACCGCCAACCCCGCACGAAGCCCGGCCGCCGTCGCGAGGTTGCCGGGGACGAAGCCATGCTCCGGCGTGAGTTCCTCGAGATAGACCGGATGCAGCGTCCGTGCGGCCAGGCCGGGCAAGCCGAAGTGCAGTTCGAACCGCTGCTCGTCCATCGCCGCCTGGAATTCGTCCAACCCCGGACGGCCACTCGTCACCGACGCGATGAGTTTCCATTCGCGCCCCCCCATGAGCATCCACGACTCGGCGACGTCCCACCCGGCCATCGTTCGGAACTCGGCCGCCGCGCGCGCGAGGAGCTCCTCGGCGGTGACACTCCGATCATCGACTCGCGTCAGACGTGACTCGAATTCGGTGAGCTGGTCGCGAATCACCCGAGCATTGGCTTCGCGGCCGATCATCACCACTCGCTCGCCGCGCGCCTGAAAGCGGAGGTCGAACCAGTCGTTCCGGACGCCGACGCGCTCGGTGAATTCGATGCTCGATTGTTCGGCGATCGTCCGTCGGATCACATCGCGCACCCGATCCGCCATCGGCGCGGGCACGGCCTCCCACAGCGTCGTGGTGCCCGGAACGACTCGCAGCAGTTCGATCGCCTGCTGATTGGCGTACACGACCATGCCCGTCGCATCCGCGACAGCGACGATGTCGTCGATGTCGTGAATCGCGTCGATGAGGGCGGCCTGCCCTTGGCTGGTCATGGCACCATCCGTCGGTGAGAGAGCGCCAACTCCGTGCAAGATACGGCGTCTGACCGGTTCGCGGGGGGGGAAATCCGCCACCTGTCCCCACGGCGCTCCCGTCGGTAGCTTCGACCACTCATGCCATTGCTTGATCTGGTCACGCCCTGGGCGGCGGCGCGTGGAGCATCCGACGCCACGCGCGCCATGCACCAATTGCTCGAGCGCCACGCGGCGGTGCTCGAGCGTATCCGGCGCCAGCGGGCACCCCACCTCGAGGCGCTGCCGCTGACGACCGATCCGGCGGTGCTGGCGCGGGCAGCGGCCCGAGCTGCCGACGCCTCCTTCTCGCAGCAACTGCGCGACGCCGAGCAGGCCGCCGCGCGCCTCGGCGCCGACCTTCCCCACTCCACCGTGCTCGTGGCGGGCAGCGACGAGGGCGAGGCCGTCCTCCCCCTCCCCGGTGCGCCACCGCTCGTGGTGCTCTTCCTGGATCGTGAGCCGGACAACACTGCCCTGCTGCTGGCCCAGGTGCGCGGCCAGGCCGCCATCACCCGGTGGGGCGCGTCCGATTCCGCCGCGATCCTCCGCGACACCTCCCAGACGACCTGGGACAGCTGGGAATTGACGCGCACCGTGCCGCTGCGTGAGTGGATCTACGCCGTCGGGGTGGCGATCCATCTCTCGCACGCAGTCTTTCCAGCGACGCCGACGCACCGACTC
Above is a genomic segment from Gemmatimonadota bacterium containing:
- a CDS encoding RsmD family RNA methyltransferase; translated protein: MRIVKGKFAGRHLTSPADQRVRPTKEVVRDALLTMLEPDLKGIRVLDLFAGTGALGLEAISRGAKSCDFVEFRPASLHALKANVAALHLLDRTRIFKKDAVPWTAMLEADRYDLAFVDPPYESKVLDRILDMWRAKPFARLLAVEHATSHAIPNGSRRKVFGDCTVTIYKAANSEKRTPVTDDR
- a CDS encoding D-alanine--D-alanine ligase, with protein sequence MTASPLRILVLTGGSSAERDVAIASAAQVVTALRSRGHIVHVADTIEGVLDATAEARVLGGRVGIEPPDVGALEAKERGVLFAGLLDEPLVRQADVVFLALHGGRGEDGTVQHLLEVAGIPYTGSGPLASGLAMDKDIAKRLFETAGVPTAAWRMAPTDLTEAVASLGLPLVVKPSKQGSTVGLSVVREVAELVPAIEEAARHDDEVMLEAFVPGRELTVGILGDEALAVGEIIPKHELFDYECKYTPGMSEEIFPADIPETVTREAQRLGLLAHQALKLRGYSRVDFRLTAEGRLFCLEANTLPGMTATSLLPQSAKAAGIGFAELCERICRKS
- a CDS encoding rhomboid family intramembrane serine protease produces the protein MSGALQDRITPWVGRLIAINAVVLLLQQTLFPSEVLLDLVTFDPARALARPWTFVTYMFVHGGLFHLVGNSIALFVFGPPVERRLGSTAFLFFYLYCGLGAAITSLLLWTVAPSFIYPFIGASGAVLGVAFAFAKFHPDAKLYVFPLPMPIKARTLVAIMAGLDVFGALMGSDGVAHVAHLGGLLCGWLFFVIQGGGKSFEPPHIAPPRARIPVAAPAAELGTGGTAPRRERLTERAPSAPVRDPVMDERLEMDRLLDKISAAGIDALSADERRFLDEAAKRRRGELH
- a CDS encoding PAS domain S-box protein — encoded protein: MTSQGQAALIDAIHDIDDIVAVADATGMVVYANQQAIELLRVVPGTTTLWEAVPAPMADRVRDVIRRTIAEQSSIEFTERVGVRNDWFDLRFQARGERVVMIGREANARVIRDQLTEFESRLTRVDDRSVTAEELLARAAAEFRTMAGWDVAESWMLMGGREWKLIASVTSGRPGLDEFQAAMDEQRFELHFGLPGLAARTLHPVYLEELTPEHGFVPGNLATAAGLRAGLAVPLLSNGNAVAILVFLHGESFGNDPSRGLVEAFLPRLAELIGHARELEMADHLFELSLDGLVVAGTDRYFRRVNPAFCEMLGRTDRELLDLPWDHWIHPEDLAATEAQNERLTRGLRTVNSFTNRYRHADGGWRWLEWAVFPDAAHDLIYGTVRDVTERRRTTEIESLHRDALEHLARRAPLTEILTDLVRSAEILVPDAVGSILLVRDGHLHGGAAPNLPAPYMKALEGQPIGPTAGTCGSAAWRDAVVLTTDIQHDPLWSNWRELAAEHGLVACWSMPFHTADGAVAGTVAIYPDSTRAPTSAQLTTMETIARLASVAVEHRRVDEELRLLQAAIENLNDMVMITEAGPIDEPGPRIRFVNRAFERVTGWHRSDVIGRSPRFLQGDVTDPATLERVRTALAQWHPVREELQNVRRDGTPFWVEMDIAPVADATGQFTHWVAVDRDITERRNLEEQLRESQKMEAVGRLAGGIAHDFNNMLTAISGFAELLSLDLQDASTEAKSHLKEIVRAATRSAELTRKLLAFSRKQLLQPRTIDLSDTVRELSTLLGRVVGESIHQRLRLAEEQVCVTVDPGQLEQVLLNLVVNAKDAMPTGGSLQIETAEVELSDDFAASHVGIPPGTYGMLAVTDTGVGIDPAVRARIFEPFFTTKAGQGGTGLGLSTVIGIVTQSGGHVVVESEVGSGTTMTVYFPLVSAPPTPPEPVAEVTAETGSGTILLVEDEELLRSLVTRIFTRAGFTVLSAPDGEVALEMAAQHTGPLDLLLTDVVLPGINGRLVAEGVHALRPETLVLFMSGYTEDAIVHDGILGGEIDFLEKPFSRQELLAKVMAMLGAR